The Deltaproteobacteria bacterium genome contains a region encoding:
- a CDS encoding DUF4388 domain-containing protein: MGDPNLLGERLIQAGLITPAALSQALELQKRVGGRIGDCLVELRLISEQALLRFLAAEFNTRYVSADKLAKVKVEPHVLDRVPVRMAEKAGILPIAFDEGSKALSVVMAEPQHEDLIAELKVVAHAETVVSFISLRSSVMAGIKKFYYGDPSAFALIEASSAQNKQDLNQLGQAYEQQKPESTRQASTNDLNMTPGTYSGARPGSTSSVASMAESGKSVTGISNPNAPTSVRRAMDAIQRASVMSDNDYIETLNVLVGLLELQSKQKGHSARVAKQARTVGARLGMSHRELNYLTIAAYLHELGKGDTHYTLLSVASSDEQRAHAKKILKSPLKLFETVHLPSQVSTMLMQSFEAYDGSGLPQSAKGEDIVLGARILSAVDSYEDLVGNPDNLVGGPVPKGDALRLLQAQSGKLFDPAVLELLRQVGTGEILRQRLLAEGHQVLLAEPDEAARVGLTRALSQVGLSVTAVSNSELALQHATVGDADLVVAAMSLQPDDAFVLTSELRNEPLTAGLPVLLLADADEPSLRDRATQLGVSGILLKPVDEEQLAEVCKKLLDDRIEAGAPHRPVQGTLDELSLADLLRVLASIKRSGQLTVRDDGHKGEIYLEQGRIVNAALDKSKGRDALHSVLAMTSGDFRIDPNFLILEQALDLDVEVALREANVRPPSAGAA; the protein is encoded by the coding sequence ATGGGTGATCCGAACCTGCTCGGAGAGCGCCTGATTCAGGCGGGGCTCATCACGCCCGCGGCACTGAGTCAGGCCCTCGAGCTGCAAAAGCGCGTCGGTGGGCGCATCGGCGACTGCCTGGTGGAGCTGCGGCTCATCTCCGAGCAGGCGTTGCTGCGCTTTCTCGCCGCCGAGTTCAACACCCGCTACGTCTCCGCCGACAAGCTCGCGAAGGTAAAAGTCGAGCCGCACGTGCTCGACCGCGTGCCGGTGCGCATGGCCGAGAAGGCCGGCATCCTCCCCATCGCGTTCGACGAGGGCTCCAAGGCCCTCTCGGTGGTGATGGCCGAGCCGCAGCACGAGGACCTCATCGCCGAGCTGAAGGTGGTGGCCCACGCCGAGACGGTGGTGAGCTTCATCTCCCTGCGCAGCTCAGTGATGGCGGGGATCAAGAAGTTCTATTACGGCGACCCTTCGGCCTTCGCGTTGATTGAGGCCTCCAGCGCGCAGAACAAGCAGGACCTGAACCAGCTCGGCCAGGCCTACGAGCAGCAGAAGCCGGAGAGCACGCGCCAGGCGTCGACGAACGACCTGAACATGACGCCGGGCACCTACTCGGGCGCGCGGCCCGGGAGCACCAGCTCGGTCGCGTCGATGGCCGAGAGCGGCAAGTCCGTCACCGGCATCTCCAATCCGAACGCCCCCACCAGCGTGCGACGCGCCATGGACGCGATCCAGCGCGCGTCGGTGATGAGCGACAACGACTACATCGAGACGCTCAACGTACTGGTGGGCCTGCTCGAGCTTCAGAGCAAGCAGAAGGGCCACTCCGCCCGCGTGGCCAAGCAGGCGCGCACGGTGGGCGCGCGGCTGGGCATGTCGCACCGCGAGCTGAACTACCTCACCATCGCCGCCTACCTTCACGAGCTGGGCAAGGGCGACACGCACTACACCCTGCTCTCCGTGGCCAGCTCCGACGAGCAGCGCGCCCACGCCAAGAAGATCCTCAAGTCGCCGCTCAAGCTCTTCGAGACGGTGCACCTGCCCTCGCAGGTGTCGACCATGCTCATGCAGAGCTTCGAGGCCTACGACGGCTCCGGCCTGCCCCAATCCGCCAAGGGCGAGGACATCGTGCTCGGCGCGCGCATCCTCTCGGCCGTCGACAGCTACGAGGACCTGGTGGGCAACCCGGACAACCTCGTGGGCGGCCCGGTGCCCAAGGGCGACGCGCTGCGCTTGCTGCAGGCGCAGTCGGGGAAGCTCTTCGATCCCGCGGTGCTCGAGCTGCTTCGCCAGGTGGGCACCGGCGAAATTCTTCGCCAGCGGCTGCTCGCCGAAGGTCATCAAGTGCTGCTCGCCGAGCCCGACGAGGCCGCGCGCGTGGGCCTCACCCGAGCGCTGTCGCAGGTTGGCTTGTCGGTGACCGCCGTGAGCAACAGCGAGCTCGCGCTTCAGCACGCGACGGTCGGCGACGCGGACCTCGTCGTCGCGGCGATGTCGCTGCAGCCTGACGACGCCTTTGTTCTGACCTCCGAGCTGCGCAACGAGCCGCTCACCGCCGGCCTGCCGGTGCTGCTCCTCGCCGACGCCGACGAGCCCAGCCTGCGCGACCGCGCCACGCAGCTCGGCGTCTCCGGGATCCTGCTCAAGCCGGTGGACGAAGAGCAGCTCGCCGAGGTCTGCAAGAAGCTCCTCGACGACCGCATCGAGGCCGGCGCGCCGCACCGCCCCGTTCAAGGCACGCTCGACGAGCTCTCGCTGGCCGACCTGCTCCGCGTGCTCGCCAGCATCAAGCGCTCGGGCCAGCTCACCGTGCGCGACGACGGCCACAAGGGCGAGATCTATTTGGAGCAGGGCCGCATCGTGAACGCGGCGCTCGACAAGTCCAAGGGTCGCGACGCGCTGCACAGCGTGCTGGCCATGACCAGCGGCGACTTCCGCATCGACCCGAACTTCCTCATCCTCGAGCAGGCGCTGGATCTCGACGTCGAGGTCGCGCTGCGCGAGGCGAACGTGCGGCCGCCGTCGGCTGGCGCAGCGTAG
- the metG gene encoding methionine--tRNA ligase has translation MSRPILVTAALPYANGAIHLGHMVEHIQTDIYVRYLRSSGRDAVFLCADDTHGTPIEVAARKAGVTPEAFIGQWQEQHQRDFRDFGIDHAYYGSTNYPENKQYADLIFKRLTDAKHIEKRQVEQYYCEVDKRFLPDRFIKGTCPNCKTPDQYGDVCESCGKTYAPTDLINPKCALCGTPPVRKSSAHYFVKLSDFTDFLKKWTDAGTLDPAVRNSLQPWFEKGLEDWDVSRDGPYFGFKIPGEDDKYYYVWLDAPIGYISTTERWNRDIRKKGDALAFWAPDAEADIIHVIGKDIVYFHTLFWPAMLNASKFKLPKKVIVHGMLTLNGAKMSKTRGTFINARQYLDVLDPSYLRWFFAANLGPAPEDIDLSLEEFRNRVNAELVNNLGNLANRALSMIARDFGGVLADDREPVPLAEGDKVAELAVHAFENLELRGAVKSIAEIGAWANKHLADREPWKKLKGSADDKAGAHRDLSFAVEVCYRLAALIEPIVPAVAQKLFDQIGAPRLTIAQMRDAKGALLPKGHKIGTPAPLIPRLDAKQVDALIQPVEAEAKKLEPAKAEKKKTESEGPPAEITIDDFVKIDLRVGKVLACKRVEKSDKLLEFSVDLGEPQPRTIVSGIAKYHTPEELIGKSVAVVANLAPRLFKAVNLTSHGMILSAATGSGAVEKLKVVLVDPSMPPGSQVR, from the coding sequence ATGAGCCGCCCCATCCTCGTCACCGCCGCGCTGCCCTACGCCAACGGCGCCATCCACCTCGGCCACATGGTCGAGCACATCCAGACCGACATCTACGTCCGCTATCTGCGCTCCAGCGGCCGCGACGCCGTCTTCCTCTGCGCCGACGACACCCATGGCACGCCCATCGAAGTCGCCGCGCGCAAAGCGGGCGTCACGCCCGAGGCCTTCATCGGGCAGTGGCAGGAGCAGCACCAGCGCGACTTCCGCGACTTCGGAATCGATCACGCGTACTACGGCTCGACCAACTACCCGGAGAACAAGCAGTACGCCGACCTCATCTTCAAGCGCTTGACCGACGCGAAGCACATCGAGAAGCGGCAGGTCGAGCAGTACTACTGTGAAGTCGACAAGCGCTTCCTGCCGGATCGGTTCATCAAGGGCACGTGTCCGAACTGCAAGACGCCCGATCAGTACGGCGACGTGTGCGAGAGCTGCGGCAAGACCTACGCGCCGACGGATCTCATCAATCCCAAGTGTGCGTTGTGTGGAACGCCGCCGGTGCGCAAGTCGAGCGCACACTATTTTGTTAAGTTGTCCGACTTCACCGACTTCCTTAAGAAGTGGACCGACGCCGGCACGCTCGATCCCGCCGTGCGCAACTCGCTGCAGCCCTGGTTCGAGAAGGGCCTCGAGGATTGGGACGTCTCGCGCGATGGTCCGTACTTTGGATTCAAGATTCCGGGCGAGGACGATAAATACTATTACGTCTGGCTCGACGCGCCGATCGGCTACATCTCCACCACCGAGCGCTGGAACCGCGACATCCGCAAGAAGGGCGACGCGCTGGCCTTCTGGGCACCCGACGCCGAAGCCGACATCATCCACGTCATTGGCAAGGACATTGTGTATTTCCACACCCTGTTCTGGCCGGCGATGCTGAATGCCTCCAAGTTCAAGCTCCCGAAAAAAGTGATCGTGCACGGGATGCTCACCCTCAACGGCGCGAAGATGAGCAAGACGCGCGGCACGTTCATCAACGCGCGCCAGTATCTCGACGTGCTCGATCCGTCGTACCTGCGCTGGTTCTTCGCGGCCAACCTCGGCCCCGCGCCCGAGGACATCGACCTTTCGCTCGAGGAGTTCCGCAATCGTGTCAACGCGGAGCTGGTGAACAACCTCGGCAACCTCGCCAATCGCGCGCTTTCGATGATTGCCCGCGACTTCGGCGGCGTGCTGGCCGACGACCGAGAGCCGGTTCCCCTCGCCGAGGGCGACAAGGTCGCTGAGCTCGCCGTCCACGCGTTCGAGAACCTCGAGCTGCGCGGCGCGGTGAAGTCGATTGCTGAGATCGGCGCGTGGGCGAACAAGCACCTCGCGGATCGCGAGCCCTGGAAGAAGCTCAAGGGCAGCGCCGACGACAAGGCCGGCGCGCACCGCGACCTGAGCTTCGCGGTCGAGGTCTGCTATCGCCTGGCCGCGCTCATCGAGCCCATCGTGCCCGCCGTCGCGCAGAAGCTCTTTGATCAAATCGGCGCGCCGCGCTTGACGATTGCACAAATGCGAGACGCCAAAGGAGCGCTGCTGCCCAAGGGGCACAAGATCGGAACGCCGGCGCCGCTGATTCCGCGCCTCGACGCCAAGCAGGTCGACGCGCTCATCCAGCCCGTCGAGGCTGAGGCCAAGAAGCTCGAGCCGGCCAAGGCCGAAAAGAAGAAGACAGAGTCTGAGGGTCCGCCGGCAGAAATCACTATTGACGATTTTGTTAAGATCGATCTGCGCGTCGGCAAGGTGCTCGCCTGCAAGCGCGTGGAGAAGAGCGACAAGCTGCTCGAGTTCAGCGTCGATCTCGGCGAGCCGCAGCCGCGCACCATCGTCTCCGGGATTGCCAAGTACCACACGCCGGAGGAGCTGATTGGCAAGAGCGTGGCCGTCGTCGCGAACCTGGCGCCTCGGCTCTTCAAGGCCGTGAACCTCACCTCGCACGGGATGATCCTCTCGGCCGCTACGGGCAGCGGTGCGGTCGAGAAGTTGAAAGTCGTGCTCGTCGATCCCTCGATGCCGCCCGGCTCGCAGGTCCGCTAG
- a CDS encoding HEAT repeat domain-containing protein: MATSKERLEFVFRLLASAQERERLTGATELIELAHEPELATDVRPKVLELLANEEPQLRAAGVRCLAALATGTDLVPLLEKAVRDTEPAVRREAARALAGLEERAAIPALSAGLSDSDAQVQFEAALGLAALNDRSGVQILLAGVDDKVRRFFALGALARLGEERAREPAQRILSKRLFMSDFERTQAAGLLAKLGSDDGKAYLLDRIRRARADDRGLAMEVCGELKLKDAVAPLREAMADKRELFRGTAARSLGLLRDADSTTALVAMARSAEEDFEVRCDAMEGLMFLRTPDALAALHALSSSGESDDVRDAANDALSWLQRHPEGGS; this comes from the coding sequence GTGGCGACGTCGAAAGAGCGCCTCGAGTTCGTCTTTCGCCTCCTGGCCTCGGCTCAGGAGCGCGAGCGGCTCACCGGTGCCACAGAATTGATCGAGCTCGCGCATGAGCCGGAGCTGGCGACGGACGTGCGCCCGAAGGTGCTCGAGCTGCTCGCGAATGAAGAGCCGCAGCTCCGCGCCGCCGGCGTGCGTTGCCTCGCCGCGCTCGCGACCGGGACGGATCTCGTGCCGCTTCTCGAGAAGGCCGTCCGCGACACCGAGCCCGCAGTTCGGCGCGAGGCCGCGCGCGCGCTCGCGGGTCTCGAGGAGCGCGCCGCGATCCCCGCGCTCTCGGCCGGACTCAGCGATTCCGATGCACAGGTGCAGTTCGAAGCCGCGCTCGGTCTGGCCGCGCTGAATGATCGCTCGGGTGTGCAGATCCTGCTTGCTGGCGTCGATGACAAGGTGCGGCGCTTCTTCGCCCTCGGTGCGCTCGCGCGGCTCGGCGAGGAGCGCGCGCGTGAGCCGGCGCAGCGCATCCTGAGCAAGCGGCTATTCATGAGCGACTTCGAGCGCACCCAGGCGGCCGGCCTCTTGGCCAAGCTCGGCAGCGACGACGGCAAGGCGTATCTGCTCGATCGCATCCGACGTGCGCGCGCCGACGATCGCGGGCTCGCGATGGAGGTTTGCGGCGAGCTCAAGTTGAAAGACGCCGTCGCGCCGCTTCGCGAGGCGATGGCCGACAAGCGCGAGCTCTTTCGCGGCACGGCGGCGCGCTCGCTCGGGCTCTTGCGCGATGCCGACTCGACGACTGCGCTCGTGGCCATGGCCCGCAGCGCCGAAGAGGACTTCGAGGTCCGCTGCGACGCGATGGAGGGCCTGATGTTTCTGCGCACGCCCGATGCGCTCGCCGCGCTGCATGCGCTCTCGTCGTCGGGCGAGAGTGACGACGTCCGCGACGCCGCCAACGACGCGCTCTCTTGGCTTCAGCGCCACCCCGAGGGCGGCTCGTGA
- a CDS encoding DUF4350 domain-containing protein, giving the protein MSAERKRQLLLVVGLVALGALTLLAGNESRKTAPPSPVPTVTNAGPQGLEAAFLYLSARGQARTLETSFTELPADAKVLVTALPYATDVSEAERAAILAWVRQGGTLVVLGKHERGLGGAVRGELDPVFTALHLKNRDIGLAEIGKDVRSLLDSAARPDDLDVIPAKPAVPDPLLAGVGQLAVSSGRGFDAEPGRAVPLAVAGDSPVMLSVDLGQGRLVAFAGPDVLTNARLDLADNAQLLANLGALGPVLFDERHHREDPSEAALAMGRYYGAATLAAMVLAVVLAASTARRLGPLREQAAGRPRTSRDYAVQLGRLYARARAEPTLAQELLRDLRARARERAHLSPAADDAEVAHRLAQDDAARSARYQTLCARLEIAARGPLDRSGYAELARDAAQLGREL; this is encoded by the coding sequence ATGAGCGCGGAGCGCAAGCGTCAGCTCCTGCTCGTGGTGGGGCTGGTGGCCCTCGGCGCGCTCACCCTCCTCGCCGGCAACGAGAGCCGCAAGACCGCGCCGCCGTCGCCGGTTCCCACCGTCACCAACGCCGGACCGCAGGGGCTGGAGGCCGCCTTCCTCTACCTGTCGGCGCGCGGGCAAGCGCGCACGCTGGAGACCTCGTTCACCGAGCTGCCCGCAGACGCGAAGGTGCTCGTCACCGCGCTCCCCTACGCGACCGACGTGAGCGAGGCCGAGCGCGCCGCGATCCTGGCGTGGGTCCGGCAAGGCGGCACGCTGGTGGTGTTGGGCAAGCACGAGCGCGGCCTGGGCGGCGCGGTGCGCGGCGAGCTCGACCCCGTCTTCACCGCGCTGCACCTCAAGAACCGGGACATCGGCCTGGCCGAGATTGGCAAGGACGTGCGCTCGCTGCTCGACTCCGCCGCGCGCCCCGACGACCTCGACGTCATCCCCGCCAAGCCGGCGGTGCCCGACCCGCTCCTCGCCGGCGTGGGCCAGCTCGCGGTGAGCTCGGGCCGCGGCTTCGACGCCGAGCCGGGCCGCGCCGTGCCCCTGGCCGTCGCCGGCGACAGCCCGGTGATGCTCTCGGTCGACCTGGGCCAGGGCCGGCTGGTCGCCTTCGCCGGTCCCGACGTGCTCACCAACGCGCGGCTCGACCTCGCCGACAACGCCCAGCTCCTGGCCAACCTCGGCGCGCTCGGTCCCGTGCTCTTCGACGAGCGCCACCACCGTGAGGATCCCAGCGAGGCCGCGCTCGCCATGGGCCGGTACTACGGCGCCGCGACGCTGGCCGCGATGGTGCTGGCCGTGGTCCTCGCCGCCTCGACGGCTCGACGCCTCGGGCCCCTGCGCGAGCAAGCGGCCGGGCGCCCGCGCACCAGCCGCGACTACGCCGTGCAGCTCGGGCGGCTCTACGCCCGCGCCCGTGCCGAGCCCACCCTGGCCCAGGAGCTCCTGCGCGACCTCCGCGCCCGCGCCCGCGAGCGCGCCCACCTCTCGCCCGCCGCCGACGACGCCGAGGTGGCCCACCGCCTCGCCCAGGACGACGCCGCCCGGAGCGCCCGCTACCAGACACTCTGCGCGCGCCTGGAGATCGCCGCGCGGGGCCCGCTCGACCGCTCCGGCTACGCCGAGCTCGCCCGCGACGCTGCCCAGCTGGGGCGTGAGCTCTGA
- a CDS encoding HAD-IA family hydrolase: MNRLAIFDLDGTLIDSREDIASSANAARASLGLTPLPVDVVQGYVGEGARNLMLKALGAGHQHRIEDGLAAFFAHYGEHLVVRTQPYPGIVHLLEELEPTAVILTNKPGRFARPLCQELGIDGHFEIIWGEGDFAARKPDPRGALDLCAKFGVAPADARFIGDSKTDAATARNAKIPFVGVTWGFGTVEQMAAEGGTKFVHDSVELLRALKD; the protein is encoded by the coding sequence GTGAACCGGCTGGCCATCTTCGATCTCGACGGCACCCTCATCGACAGTCGCGAGGACATCGCGTCGTCGGCGAACGCCGCGCGCGCGTCGCTGGGGTTGACGCCACTGCCGGTCGACGTGGTCCAGGGCTACGTCGGCGAAGGCGCGCGGAATCTGATGCTCAAGGCGCTCGGAGCCGGGCATCAACATCGAATTGAAGATGGCCTCGCCGCGTTCTTTGCACACTACGGCGAACACCTGGTCGTTCGGACGCAGCCGTATCCCGGGATTGTGCATTTGCTCGAGGAGCTCGAGCCCACCGCGGTGATCCTCACGAACAAGCCGGGTCGCTTTGCGCGGCCGCTCTGCCAGGAGCTCGGCATCGACGGCCACTTCGAGATCATCTGGGGCGAGGGCGACTTCGCCGCGCGCAAGCCCGATCCACGCGGCGCGCTCGATCTTTGTGCGAAGTTCGGGGTCGCGCCCGCCGACGCGCGCTTCATCGGCGACTCGAAGACCGACGCCGCCACCGCGCGCAACGCGAAGATCCCGTTCGTTGGCGTGACCTGGGGCTTCGGTACTGTGGAACAAATGGCAGCCGAGGGCGGAACGAAGTTCGTGCACGACAGTGTCGAATTGCTTCGCGCCCTGAAGGATTGA
- a CDS encoding thiamine phosphate synthase — protein sequence MKPTPARALELALSSVPEGAAAVQLRERDLNPRELLALGKELRPVCRARKTPLLINDRLDVALALGAEGVHLREASFSAADVRAFSPKLLLGVSCHSRESVERARGADFVTLGPLFDTPSKRKFGQPLGLDGFAKALVPGGPAAFALGGINLLTGKLALQSGAHGLAAVRAIWDGEPASQAARLWAILSS from the coding sequence ATGAAGCCCACTCCGGCGCGCGCGCTCGAGCTCGCGCTCTCGTCGGTGCCCGAGGGCGCGGCCGCGGTGCAGCTCCGCGAGCGCGACCTCAATCCGCGCGAGCTGCTCGCGCTCGGCAAGGAGCTGCGTCCGGTCTGTCGAGCGCGGAAAACGCCGCTCTTGATCAACGATCGGCTCGACGTCGCGCTCGCGCTGGGCGCCGAGGGCGTTCACCTGCGCGAGGCGAGCTTCTCCGCGGCCGACGTGCGCGCCTTCTCGCCAAAGCTGCTGCTCGGCGTCTCCTGCCACAGCCGCGAGTCCGTCGAGCGCGCGCGCGGCGCGGACTTCGTCACCCTGGGCCCGCTCTTCGACACGCCCAGCAAGCGCAAGTTCGGCCAGCCGCTCGGCCTCGACGGCTTCGCCAAGGCGCTCGTCCCCGGCGGGCCGGCGGCGTTCGCGCTCGGCGGCATCAACCTGCTCACGGGGAAGCTCGCGCTGCAGTCGGGCGCGCACGGGCTCGCGGCGGTGCGCGCCATCTGGGACGGCGAGCCCGCTTCTCAAGCGGCCCGCCTCTGGGCCATTCTCTCTTCGTGA
- a CDS encoding TatD family hydrolase: MLIDSHCHLDRDDYGTDREAVIARARAAGLERAVLIGLWRSKGSFGDALALRDSDPGFFAATIGIHPHEAADAPEEDFATLEKLAHDPRIVAVGETGLDYHYDHSPRDVQVNAFRRQIRVAKSAKKPVVIHVREAHAECREILVSEEADAGGIIHCFTGNADEAKGYLELGFYISVAGVVTFKNAEPLREAVRQVPLDRLLVETDSPFLAPIPMRGKRNEPAHVALVAAKVAEVKGLSVDEVSRATTENAKRAFKL, translated from the coding sequence ATGCTCATCGACTCGCACTGCCACCTCGATCGCGACGACTACGGCACCGATCGCGAGGCGGTCATCGCCCGCGCGCGTGCGGCCGGGCTGGAGCGCGCCGTGCTCATCGGGCTCTGGCGTTCCAAGGGCAGCTTCGGCGATGCGCTCGCGCTGCGTGACTCGGATCCCGGGTTTTTTGCCGCGACGATTGGCATCCATCCGCACGAGGCCGCCGACGCGCCCGAGGAAGACTTCGCCACGCTGGAGAAGCTCGCGCACGATCCGCGCATCGTCGCCGTGGGCGAGACCGGGCTCGACTACCACTACGATCACTCGCCGCGCGACGTGCAGGTGAACGCGTTTCGCCGGCAGATTCGCGTGGCCAAGAGCGCGAAGAAACCGGTGGTGATCCACGTTCGCGAGGCGCACGCCGAGTGTCGCGAGATACTCGTGAGTGAAGAGGCCGACGCAGGCGGAATCATTCACTGCTTCACCGGTAACGCGGACGAAGCGAAGGGCTATCTCGAGCTCGGGTTCTACATTTCCGTCGCCGGTGTGGTGACCTTCAAGAATGCGGAGCCGCTGCGCGAAGCCGTGCGACAGGTGCCGCTGGATCGGTTGCTCGTCGAGACCGACAGCCCGTTCCTTGCGCCCATCCCCATGCGCGGCAAGCGCAACGAGCCCGCGCACGTGGCGCTGGTGGCCGCGAAGGTCGCCGAAGTGAAGGGCCTCAGCGTCGACGAGGTCTCGCGCGCGACGACCGAGAACGCCAAGCGCGCATTCAAGCTCTGA